In a single window of the Candidatus Celerinatantimonas neptuna genome:
- the purE gene encoding N5-carboxyaminoimidazole ribonucleotide mutase: protein MKVGIIMGSKSDWPTMEHAALVLDQLNVKYETKVISAHRTPQLLADYAQSAKERGLKVIIAGAGGAAHLPGMCAAFTPLPVLGVPVKSRALKGMDSLLSIVQMPKGIAVGTLAIGDSGAANAGLLAAQILATSDSELMARIEAYRAQQTQQVLDNPDPSEAS, encoded by the coding sequence ATGAAAGTCGGAATTATCATGGGTTCTAAATCCGATTGGCCCACCATGGAACACGCGGCCCTTGTTTTAGACCAATTAAATGTTAAATATGAAACGAAAGTCATCTCGGCACATCGCACCCCCCAATTGCTCGCCGACTACGCGCAAAGCGCAAAGGAACGCGGATTAAAAGTCATCATTGCCGGAGCAGGCGGTGCTGCCCACTTACCCGGGATGTGCGCTGCATTTACGCCTTTACCTGTACTGGGCGTTCCAGTGAAATCACGCGCACTAAAAGGGATGGACTCACTTTTATCCATTGTACAAATGCCTAAAGGCATTGCCGTCGGCACTCTGGCTATCGGCGACTCAGGCGCCGCTAATGCAGGTCTTTTAGCCGCTCAAATCCTTGCAACATCCGACTCTGAGTTAATGGCAAGAATTGAAGCCTACCGTGCACAGCAAACCCAACAAGTTTTAGACAATCCCGATCCAAGTGAGGCTTCTTGA
- the tsaC_2 gene encoding Threonylcarbamoyl-AMP synthase, giving the protein MSTLVQTVDALHGGKVVAYPTEGLFGLGCDPDKPAAIEQLLTIKQRSREKGLILIAASFEQLAPYVDLSTIEGERQEQIFASWPGPVTWVLPASEYTSQWVTGKFDTVAVRVSDHPQVVELCLAFGKPLISTSANLSGHPAAVDVDQVESQMGTYLAAILSGETGGRNKPSMIIDGRSGNILREG; this is encoded by the coding sequence TTGAGTACTCTTGTTCAAACAGTGGATGCACTTCATGGTGGGAAAGTCGTTGCTTATCCAACTGAGGGACTTTTTGGATTGGGCTGTGACCCGGATAAACCAGCCGCAATTGAGCAATTATTGACAATAAAGCAGCGTTCCAGAGAGAAAGGACTGATTTTGATCGCTGCAAGTTTTGAACAACTTGCCCCTTATGTTGATTTATCAACGATTGAAGGTGAGCGACAAGAACAGATTTTTGCGAGTTGGCCAGGTCCTGTGACGTGGGTTTTGCCTGCCTCAGAGTATACCAGTCAGTGGGTGACCGGAAAATTTGATACCGTTGCGGTACGGGTGAGTGATCACCCTCAGGTTGTTGAGTTATGTCTGGCATTTGGTAAACCTTTAATTTCGACAAGTGCCAATTTGTCTGGACACCCGGCTGCTGTGGATGTTGACCAGGTTGAATCTCAAATGGGGACTTATCTGGCAGCAATATTGAGTGGTGAAACTGGTGGTCGGAATAAACCGAGTATGATTATCGATGGGCGTTCCGGAAATATTTTGCGAGAAGGTTAA
- the hemF gene encoding Oxygen-dependent coproporphyrinogen-III oxidase: MSQQVDRQAVIEFLTGLQERICQELESIDGGSFIHDKWHRPEDEKRLSGGGESRILKGTVFEQAGVNFSHVKGEQLPPSASASRPELAGRSFEAMGVSLVIHPMNPYAPTSHANVRFFIADKPGEDPVWWFGGGFDLTPFYPFLEDVQDWHKNADALCAPFGESRYADHKKWCDEYFYLPHRKETRGVGGLFFDDLKTPDFTTCFAYMRAVGDGFMDGYLPIVKRRKDMLYSERQRQFQLYRRGRYVEFNLVYDRGTLFGLQSGGRTESILMSMPPLVRWEYNYQPQSDSEESNLDKFLMARDWLNE, encoded by the coding sequence ATGTCACAACAGGTAGATAGACAAGCGGTGATCGAGTTTTTGACAGGATTGCAGGAGCGTATTTGCCAGGAATTAGAAAGTATTGATGGTGGTTCTTTTATCCATGATAAGTGGCATAGGCCGGAAGATGAGAAAAGGCTTTCGGGAGGCGGAGAAAGTCGTATTTTGAAAGGGACTGTTTTTGAACAGGCCGGTGTTAATTTTTCTCATGTTAAAGGGGAACAATTGCCGCCATCGGCTTCGGCCAGCAGGCCTGAATTAGCCGGGCGCAGTTTTGAAGCGATGGGGGTTTCTTTGGTGATTCATCCAATGAATCCTTATGCGCCGACCAGTCACGCTAATGTACGATTCTTTATTGCTGATAAACCTGGAGAGGACCCTGTTTGGTGGTTCGGGGGCGGGTTTGATTTGACGCCGTTTTATCCTTTTCTTGAAGATGTTCAGGATTGGCACAAAAATGCGGATGCTCTTTGTGCTCCTTTTGGTGAAAGTCGCTATGCAGATCATAAGAAGTGGTGCGATGAATATTTTTACTTGCCGCACAGAAAGGAAACCCGAGGGGTCGGCGGTTTATTCTTTGATGATCTGAAAACACCTGACTTTACAACTTGTTTTGCCTACATGCGAGCGGTAGGTGATGGTTTTATGGATGGCTATCTGCCAATTGTGAAGCGCCGTAAGGATATGCTTTATTCTGAGCGGCAAAGGCAGTTTCAATTATATCGGCGCGGTCGCTATGTTGAATTTAATCTGGTGTATGACCGGGGAACTTTATTTGGTTTACAAAGTGGCGGGCGAACAGAATCGATTTTGATGTCGATGCCTCCCCTTGTCCGGTGGGAGTACAACTATCAACCTCAGTCGGATTCCGAGGAGTCTAATTTAGACAAGTTTTTAATGGCCAGAGATTGGTTAAATGAATGA
- a CDS encoding hypothetical protein (UPF0438 protein YifE) has protein sequence MSGSFATNRRFYDDKHFPRGFSRSGVFTIKEAQLLETCGYAFKELDERLREPSDEVEERFVAVCHGELPAQSLEEKAWLKFKQRTGRRRFHALVGSSKVTTSDNSGNDDEEVVVDD, from the coding sequence ATGAGTGGATCATTTGCAACCAATCGTCGTTTTTATGACGATAAGCATTTTCCTCGTGGTTTTTCACGTTCAGGTGTCTTTACCATTAAAGAAGCCCAACTGCTTGAGACTTGTGGATATGCGTTTAAGGAGTTGGATGAACGACTTCGAGAACCCAGTGATGAAGTCGAAGAGCGATTTGTGGCGGTTTGCCATGGAGAGTTACCAGCACAATCACTTGAGGAAAAAGCTTGGCTTAAATTCAAACAACGTACTGGCCGAAGGCGCTTTCATGCTTTGGTCGGTTCTTCTAAAGTTACGACCAGTGATAATTCTGGTAATGATGATGAAGAGGTCGTTGTCGACGATTAA
- the aroE gene encoding Shikimate dehydrogenase (NADP(+)) translates to MDRYAVIGNPISHSKSPFIHMLFARQTQQHLTYEAIELPENGFADGISSLFEQGLSGCNVTVPFKQDAFNYAYQLSPRAELAGAVNTLKKTDDGLILGDNTDGAGLLADLKNHIGDLAGLRIALLGAGGAARGVVGPLLEANPAHLMIANRTLEKAYALVERFSALGPVSACQLSELDDSFDLVINATSASLAGENVDLPEALIHSNLYCYDMMYSNKLTPFNRWAKESGAYRVFDGLGMLVAQAAESFALWRGLRPGTRQVIFELRRNLSC, encoded by the coding sequence GTGGATCGTTACGCAGTGATCGGAAATCCGATCAGCCATTCTAAATCCCCTTTCATTCACATGCTTTTTGCCCGCCAGACACAACAACATTTGACTTACGAGGCAATTGAATTGCCTGAAAATGGTTTTGCAGACGGGATTTCTTCGTTATTTGAACAGGGCTTGTCCGGTTGTAATGTCACTGTTCCTTTTAAACAAGATGCATTTAATTATGCTTATCAGCTGAGTCCCCGGGCTGAGCTGGCAGGAGCGGTTAATACTTTAAAGAAAACGGATGATGGTTTGATCTTGGGAGATAATACCGATGGAGCCGGTTTACTGGCCGATTTGAAAAATCATATTGGCGATCTGGCTGGATTACGTATTGCGCTATTAGGTGCCGGAGGCGCTGCCAGAGGTGTTGTCGGGCCTTTATTGGAAGCAAATCCTGCTCATTTGATGATTGCTAACCGGACGCTTGAGAAAGCTTATGCTCTGGTTGAACGTTTTTCCGCATTAGGTCCTGTCAGTGCATGTCAGCTCAGTGAGTTGGATGATTCTTTTGATCTGGTGATTAATGCAACATCTGCAAGTCTTGCCGGGGAAAATGTGGATCTTCCTGAGGCTCTGATTCATTCCAATCTTTACTGCTACGACATGATGTACAGTAACAAGTTAACTCCGTTTAACCGGTGGGCGAAAGAGTCAGGCGCATATCGGGTCTTTGATGGGCTTGGAATGCTGGTTGCTCAGGCTGCTGAAAGTTTCGCTCTATGGCGGGGGCTGAGGCCAGGAACCCGACAGGTTATATTTGAACTCCGGCGTAATTTGAGCTGCTAG